In one window of Bizionia sp. M204 DNA:
- a CDS encoding collagen-like protein, whose product MKTQTIQTMMSKTKFVLLAFLVAFSFSCSTEDGNDGAAGPIGPAGSNGADGTDGNANVQTFVFDTSAMSGSAFTLNIPEITQDVINNDVVLGYITTFDAYTHSIPGAVYGGSYLARAYCIPSTYKITYNNWDGSSHSVTAGDYNTAKIIIIESSSTTTGRTISGKQQIYNELNQAGIDIKDYYAVCDYYGIAY is encoded by the coding sequence ATGAAAACACAAACAATTCAAACAATGATGTCAAAAACAAAATTTGTACTACTGGCTTTTTTAGTCGCCTTTAGTTTCTCGTGTTCAACCGAAGATGGTAACGATGGTGCGGCTGGTCCAATTGGTCCTGCGGGATCCAATGGAGCAGATGGAACAGATGGCAATGCTAATGTGCAAACCTTTGTGTTTGACACATCAGCAATGTCTGGGAGTGCTTTTACATTAAATATTCCTGAAATCACACAAGACGTTATTAATAATGATGTAGTATTAGGTTATATAACAACTTTTGATGCCTACACGCATTCAATACCAGGAGCTGTATATGGAGGAAGCTATCTTGCAAGAGCGTATTGCATCCCGAGTACATATAAAATTACATACAACAATTGGGATGGTTCTTCACATTCAGTTACTGCAGGAGATTATAATACTGCAAAAATTATTATCATAGAATCTTCAAGTACAACAACTGGAAGAACCATTAGTGGAAAACAACAAATCTATAACGAGCTTAACCAAGCTGGTATAGACATAAAAGATTACTACGCCGTTTGTGATTATTACGGAATAGCATACTAA
- a CDS encoding outer membrane beta-barrel protein → MNQKSFRNYTFILAGMMLLFTTAKIQAQIAIGGGLGYNEKISGPGITVKAEFNITDDIAVSPGATYFFGNSLYGFNQNTLAVDLNAHYFFHLIENKLKIYPLLGANYSNYKTGASYYSYYYNTYEVSDSAFGVNIGAGGRWQFSEKLSVYLEPKYVVSDYEQIIINAGILFQL, encoded by the coding sequence ATGAACCAAAAATCATTTAGAAATTACACGTTTATTTTAGCCGGAATGATGCTACTATTTACAACTGCAAAAATACAAGCACAAATTGCCATTGGTGGTGGTTTGGGCTATAATGAAAAAATTTCAGGCCCAGGTATTACGGTAAAAGCTGAATTTAATATTACAGACGACATTGCAGTTTCGCCAGGTGCGACTTATTTCTTTGGGAATAGCTTATATGGTTTTAATCAAAACACATTAGCCGTGGACTTAAATGCCCATTACTTTTTTCACCTGATTGAAAACAAACTTAAAATTTATCCACTTCTTGGTGCCAACTACTCCAATTATAAAACTGGCGCTTCTTATTACAGTTATTATTATAACACGTATGAAGTTAGCGATAGTGCTTTTGGTGTAAATATTGGCGCTGGAGGAAGGTGGCAATTTTCAGAAAAATTAAGTGTGTATTTAGAACCTAAATATGTGGTAAGCGATTATGAACAGATTATAATAAATGCTGGAATCCTCTTTCAACTCTAA
- a CDS encoding RNA polymerase sigma factor, whose product MESVQENITIEDLKQGSDLLFKQIYEDNRDKFLNFARKYNLPQDDTIDVYQDAYIIFYNNVMEGKVEKFTSSISTYLFSIGKYLIFDKMKKNNKTINPDFDLSLIRERDALVDASFDVDPDDLTAEQILLKKYFGTLGKKCQELLTLFYYRGYSIKDIIATSEYTSENVVKSAKSRCMKTLKERINSNNND is encoded by the coding sequence ATGGAAAGCGTTCAAGAGAACATAACGATTGAAGATTTAAAACAAGGCTCGGATTTGTTGTTCAAACAGATTTATGAAGACAACAGGGATAAGTTTCTGAATTTTGCTAGAAAGTATAATTTGCCGCAAGACGATACAATTGATGTCTATCAAGATGCATATATTATTTTCTATAATAATGTAATGGAAGGTAAGGTTGAAAAATTTACAAGTTCCATATCAACCTATTTATTTAGCATAGGGAAGTATTTAATTTTTGATAAAATGAAGAAAAATAATAAGACTATAAATCCAGATTTCGATTTGTCGCTTATTAGAGAACGCGATGCACTCGTTGATGCTTCGTTTGATGTGGATCCAGACGATTTGACCGCGGAACAAATATTATTGAAGAAATATTTTGGAACACTTGGAAAAAAATGTCAAGAATTATTAACCTTATTTTATTACAGAGGTTATTCCATTAAAGATATTATAGCAACCAGCGAATACACCAGTGAGAATGTTGTGAAGAGCGCCAAATCTCGCTGTATGAAAACCCTTAAAGAACGTATTAATAGCAATAACAATGACTAA